Proteins co-encoded in one Sander vitreus isolate 19-12246 chromosome 9, sanVit1, whole genome shotgun sequence genomic window:
- the LOC144523179 gene encoding uncharacterized protein LOC144523179 isoform X2 has translation MVHSSAASPVKTTPSASPHLTVAAKAAPPLVPPSGDTTDQDLTQTNLLTPDLASNSDLTQPFTSTPADPDPAVVTPAKALATNSSPASAWSSPQTPSTTQNPLLNGRTSGRKRTPKACDCCGPNSKGHNARISGRGKGRGRGRGRGAGKDLRDTPKRKVDGQLTGFKCFDLTKEMVEEAEDEGDRYEKVQRTEVVADAKSQTPVAPPVTVSLQDGPIMSYVAPEKRDAPKKEDMLIEGSGGRGGGDSRTVEKILSGMAGRATPVVRGRGKVGAMSASKTEVEVEIKRGCLGGVVISSKMDALAPLVFVQRPGQNKDAEMDHGEQTYPSSVKSPLVNGDTVNLSDTEPEEEAKEGNVMKCEMTNGLISVSQQLGPASRSGSPQDLDSGMQVDKTPDRTDSVSVPVTLSNGNVPTPTNDNHCSTLMEVETSHPAMVAPPFQGYIKVCSMQHSWALRDHGLYCQPGTWEREGMEDIRGKEQSEVINGQEMDGEQQNKETLEQLTDMIHEFLESFYIKYGSFTPLSETDVVEYLKKKGNSDLSNRGLDIKREMNRYRAGLASAPIAGFMVSYNKHTLGLEDLSTLEEQNWLNDQIINMYGELIMEATQHKVHFFNSFFHKQLVAKGYDGVKRWTKKVDLFSKWLLLFPIHLEIHWSLITVTMATKTISYYDSQGIVFRHTTDDHQFLARDTTR, from the exons ATGGTTCACAGCAGCGCTGCATCCCCAGTGAAAACAACACCATCAGCATCACCTCATTTAACTGTTGCTGCTAAAGCAGCTCCCCCTCTAGTACCTCCCTCTGGAGATACTACAGATCAGGACCTAACACAAACCAATCTCCTCACCCCAGACCTTGCCTCCAACTCAGACTTGACCCAGCCCTTTACTTCAACTCCTGCTGATCCAGATCCCGCTGTTGTAACCCCAGCAAAAGCACTTGCTACTAACTCAAGCCCAGCATCAGCCTGGTCCTCTCCACAGACACCTAGCACCACTCAGAACCCACTACTCAATGGTCGTACATCAGGCAGAAAGAGGACTCCTAAGGCATGTGACTGCTGTGGCCCCAACAGCAAAGGACACAATGCCCGAATCTCGGGCAGAGGgaagggaagaggaagagggagagggaggggggccGGCAAGGACCTTAGGGACACCCCAAAAAGGAAAGTGGATGGCCAGCTGACAGGTTTCAAATGTTTTGATTTGACCAAGGAGATGGTAGAGGAAGCAGAGGATGAAGGTGACAGATATGAGAAGGTGCAAAGGACTGAAGTAGTGGCTGATGCTAAGTCACAAACGCCTGTTGCTCCCCCTGTCACAGTCTCCCTGCAGGATGGACCAATAATGAGCTATGTTGCGCCAGAGAAAAGGGATGCGCCGAAAAAGGAAGACATGTTGATAGAAGGGTCAGGGGGGAGAGGAGGTGGAGATAGCAGGACTGTGGAGAAGATATTGTCGGGAATGGCTGGCAGGGCAACACCAGTAGTTAGAGGGAGGGGAAAGGTGGGAGCTATGTCTGCATCAAAAACGGAAGTAGAAGTTGAAATAAAAAGGGGATGTTTAGGTGGTGTTGTCATCAGTTCTAAAATGGATGCCCTAGCTCCATTAGTGTTTGTGCAGAGGCCAGGGCAAAACAAAGATGCAGAGATGGACCATGGAGAGCAGACTTACCCCAGCTCAGTTAAATCTCCACTAGTAAATGGAGACACGGTAAACCTAAGTGACACTGAGCCTGAAGAGGAGGCGAAGGAGGGTAACGTGATGAAGTGTGAAATGACAAATGGACTAATTTCTGTTTCGCAGCAGTTGGGTCCTGCTTCAAGGTCAGGATCTCCCCAGGACCTGGACTCTGGGATGCAGGTGGACAAGACTCCTGACAGAACAGACTCAGTGTCTGTACCAGTAACTCTGTCCAACGGAAATGTCCCCACACCAACAAATGACAACCACTGCTCCACACTTATGGAGGTGGAAACTTCTCATCCAGCTATGGTTGCTCCTCCATTCCAGGGCTATATCAAAGTGTGCAGCATGCAGCACAGCTGGGCATTAAGAGACCACGGGCTGTACTGTCAGCCTGGAACctgggagagggaggggatggAAGACATTCGGGGCAAAGAACAGTCAGAAGTAATAAACGGAcaagagatggatggagagcAACAGAATAAAGAAACCCTGGAGCAGCTTACTGATATGATCCATG AGTTTCTGGAGAGCTTCTACATAAAGTACGGCAGTTTCACTCCTCTCAGTGAGACTGATGTCGTGGAATACCTAAAGAAGAAAGGCAACTCTGACCTCAGCAATAG ggGACTGGACATCAAAAGAGAGATGAATCGGTATAGGGCGGGACTGGCCTCTGCTCCTATTGCGGGCTTCATGGTGTCGTACAATAAACACACCCTGGGTCTGGAGGACCTTAGTACGCTGGAGGAACAGAACTGGCTTAATGACCAG ATTATCAACATGTATGGAGAACTCATCATGGAGGCGACACAACACAAG GTTCATTTTTTCAACAGCTTTTTCCACAAGCAGCTGGTTGCCAAGGGTTATGATGGTGTGAAGAGATGGACTAAAAAA GTTGACCTGTTCTCCAAGTGGCTGCTGCTATTTCCCATCCATTTAGAAATCCACTGGTCTCTCATCACagtcaccatggcaaccaaAACCATCAGTTACTACGACAGCCAAGGCATCGTCTTCAGACACACCACAGAT GACCATCAATTCCTGGCGAGAGACACCACACGATGA
- the LOC144523179 gene encoding uncharacterized protein LOC144523179 isoform X3, with translation MVHSSAASPVKTTPSASPHLTVAAKAAPPLVPPSGDTTDQDLTQTNLLTPDLASNSDLTQPFTSTPADPDPAVVTPAKALATNSSPASAWSSPQTPSTTQNPLLNGRTSGRKRTPKACDCCGPNSKGHNARISGRGKGRGRGRGRGAGKDLRDTPKRKVDGQLTGFKCFDLTKEMVEEAEDEGDRYEKVQRTEVVADAKSQTPVAPPVTVSLQDGPIMSYVAPEKRDAPKKEDMLIEGSGGRGGGDSRTVEKILSGMAGRATPVVRGRGKVGAMSASKTEVEVEIKRGCLGGVVISSKMDALAPLVFVQRPGQNKDAEMDHGEQTYPSSVKSPLVNGDTVNLSDTEPEEEAKEGNVMKCEMTNGLISVSQQLGPASRSGSPQDLDSGMQVDKTPDRTDSVSVPVTLSNGNVPTPTNDNHCSTLMEVETSHPAMVAPPFQGYIKVCSMQHSWALRDHGLYCQPGTWEREGMEDIRGKEQSEVINGQEMDGEQQNKETLEQLTDMIHEFLESFYIKYGSFTPLSETDVVEYLKKKGNSDLSNRGLDIKREMNRYRAGLASAPIAGFMVSYNKHTLGLEDLSTLEEQNWLNDQIINMYGELIMEATQHKVHFFNSFFHKQLVAKGYDGVKRWTKKTVTFGSIAK, from the exons ATGGTTCACAGCAGCGCTGCATCCCCAGTGAAAACAACACCATCAGCATCACCTCATTTAACTGTTGCTGCTAAAGCAGCTCCCCCTCTAGTACCTCCCTCTGGAGATACTACAGATCAGGACCTAACACAAACCAATCTCCTCACCCCAGACCTTGCCTCCAACTCAGACTTGACCCAGCCCTTTACTTCAACTCCTGCTGATCCAGATCCCGCTGTTGTAACCCCAGCAAAAGCACTTGCTACTAACTCAAGCCCAGCATCAGCCTGGTCCTCTCCACAGACACCTAGCACCACTCAGAACCCACTACTCAATGGTCGTACATCAGGCAGAAAGAGGACTCCTAAGGCATGTGACTGCTGTGGCCCCAACAGCAAAGGACACAATGCCCGAATCTCGGGCAGAGGgaagggaagaggaagagggagagggaggggggccGGCAAGGACCTTAGGGACACCCCAAAAAGGAAAGTGGATGGCCAGCTGACAGGTTTCAAATGTTTTGATTTGACCAAGGAGATGGTAGAGGAAGCAGAGGATGAAGGTGACAGATATGAGAAGGTGCAAAGGACTGAAGTAGTGGCTGATGCTAAGTCACAAACGCCTGTTGCTCCCCCTGTCACAGTCTCCCTGCAGGATGGACCAATAATGAGCTATGTTGCGCCAGAGAAAAGGGATGCGCCGAAAAAGGAAGACATGTTGATAGAAGGGTCAGGGGGGAGAGGAGGTGGAGATAGCAGGACTGTGGAGAAGATATTGTCGGGAATGGCTGGCAGGGCAACACCAGTAGTTAGAGGGAGGGGAAAGGTGGGAGCTATGTCTGCATCAAAAACGGAAGTAGAAGTTGAAATAAAAAGGGGATGTTTAGGTGGTGTTGTCATCAGTTCTAAAATGGATGCCCTAGCTCCATTAGTGTTTGTGCAGAGGCCAGGGCAAAACAAAGATGCAGAGATGGACCATGGAGAGCAGACTTACCCCAGCTCAGTTAAATCTCCACTAGTAAATGGAGACACGGTAAACCTAAGTGACACTGAGCCTGAAGAGGAGGCGAAGGAGGGTAACGTGATGAAGTGTGAAATGACAAATGGACTAATTTCTGTTTCGCAGCAGTTGGGTCCTGCTTCAAGGTCAGGATCTCCCCAGGACCTGGACTCTGGGATGCAGGTGGACAAGACTCCTGACAGAACAGACTCAGTGTCTGTACCAGTAACTCTGTCCAACGGAAATGTCCCCACACCAACAAATGACAACCACTGCTCCACACTTATGGAGGTGGAAACTTCTCATCCAGCTATGGTTGCTCCTCCATTCCAGGGCTATATCAAAGTGTGCAGCATGCAGCACAGCTGGGCATTAAGAGACCACGGGCTGTACTGTCAGCCTGGAACctgggagagggaggggatggAAGACATTCGGGGCAAAGAACAGTCAGAAGTAATAAACGGAcaagagatggatggagagcAACAGAATAAAGAAACCCTGGAGCAGCTTACTGATATGATCCATG AGTTTCTGGAGAGCTTCTACATAAAGTACGGCAGTTTCACTCCTCTCAGTGAGACTGATGTCGTGGAATACCTAAAGAAGAAAGGCAACTCTGACCTCAGCAATAG ggGACTGGACATCAAAAGAGAGATGAATCGGTATAGGGCGGGACTGGCCTCTGCTCCTATTGCGGGCTTCATGGTGTCGTACAATAAACACACCCTGGGTCTGGAGGACCTTAGTACGCTGGAGGAACAGAACTGGCTTAATGACCAG ATTATCAACATGTATGGAGAACTCATCATGGAGGCGACACAACACAAG GTTCATTTTTTCAACAGCTTTTTCCACAAGCAGCTGGTTGCCAAGGGTTATGATGGTGTGAAGAGATGGACTAAAAAA ACGGTGACTTTTGGAAGTATTGCCAAATAA